The segment GGGGACGAACAGCGGCGACCGGCTCTCCTCCAGCGTTCGCTGAAGCGCCTCGGGCAGCCCGCGGAAGAGCTCCTCGCCCAGGATGACGAGGCGCACCCCCGGATCCAGGGAGAGGGACCTCGCCTGCCGCCCCATCTCCTCGGGGGTCGGCGTTTCCCGGACGTCGACCCCCGCGAGCCGGTATCCCAGCCCGGCTTCCTTCTCCATCAGGGCGATCACGTGGCTCATCTTCCGTCCCTTCCGCGCGGCATCAGTACTCCAGGATCAAGAGGTGGCCAAGCTCGGCCTCGGGGAGATCCACGAGCCTTGCGCGAACGATCATCCGCAGGTTGCGAACCTCGCGGAGCTTGTCCAACAGGAAGGATACCAGCGGCCCCCAGCCGAGCGGGTCGACGCGCGCGAGACCCCGCGACGCACGGAGGAGCACGCGGTCCATCTGGCGTTCGACGACGGCCAGGAAGGGAATTCCCGCGGCGGGCGCCGGCAGGGCCGCGAGGGGCCGGCGGAAGAGGGACCTTCCGGCCTCCTGGAGCGCCTCCGCAAGCGTCGGCGACGCCCGGATCCGGTCGAGGGCGTTCCCGTCGAAGATCCTCCCCCCCGGGAGAAGATACCGGTCCGGGTTCACGGGGACGATCCGATCCTCGACTTCCTTCAGGACGGTCATGAGGTTGGTCGTGTCGACGGAGAGGGAGACGAACAGGGAAAGGGCGTCCTCCCCGCCTGCCCCCGGGGAGGAAGGTCGGATCTCCCGGAGCAGCGAAGCCGCCTGCTCGAACCAGCATCGGTCCAGGGCCGATTCCAGGATCGCGAGGTCCCGGGGCTCGCGGAACGAAGGGAGTGCCCGGAGGAGGGGGCGGCCCAGCGGCTCCCGCCAGGTGACCATCAGCTCG is part of the Deltaproteobacteria bacterium genome and harbors:
- a CDS encoding V-type ATPase subunit: MSDLFYLAARLRAMRAQLLSRREYETLLALPDLSSIAAALRESPYGQYIESTGGEVPEAARIEEALRRNVSQTLARLLVLSSGDCAEAVRLVLGRWEVQAVKTVLRGIVSGASPAEILSSLVPTGLHDEAALEEMCRQADPRALAELMVTWREPLGRPLLRALPSFREPRDLAILESALDRCWFEQAASLLREIRPSSPGAGGEDALSLFVSLSVDTTNLMTVLKEVEDRIVPVNPDRYLLPGGRIFDGNALDRIRASPTLAEALQEAGRSLFRRPLAALPAPAAGIPFLAVVERQMDRVLLRASRGLARVDPLGWGPLVSFLLDKLREVRNLRMIVRARLVDLPEAELGHLLILEY